In Blautia sp. SC05B48, a single genomic region encodes these proteins:
- the uvrB gene encoding excinuclease ABC subunit UvrB, whose protein sequence is MNEFKLKAPYKPTGDQPQAIEKLVEGFKEGNQFETLLGVTGSGKTFTMANVIAQLNKPTLVLAHNKTLAAQLYGEMKEFFPENAVEYFVSYYDYYQPEAYVPSTDTYIAKDASTNDEIDKLRLSATAALCERKDVIVVSSVSCIYGLGAPQEFFDMMISLRPGMEKDRDEVIKQLIDIQYTRNEMDFHRGTFRVRGDVLEIFPANSTDRAVRVEFFGDEIERITDIDVLTGEIKSVESHAAIFPASHYVVPQEQIRRAADAILEEMKQQVEYFKSEDKLIEAQRIAERTNFDVEMMKETGFCSGIENYSRHLTGLAPGQPPYTLMDYFGDDFLLIIDESHKTVPQVGGMYAGDQSRKQTLVDYGFRLPSAKDNRPLSFDEFENKLDQVMFVSATPGEYEYDHELLRAEQIIRPTGLLDPKVEVRPIEGQIDDLVAEVNKEIEKKNKVLITTLTKRMAEDLTDYMKDLGIRVRYLHSDIDTLERAEIIRDMRLDVFDVLVGINLLREGLDIPEITLVAILDADKEGFLRSETSLVQTIGRAARNSEGHVIMYADNMTESMEKAISETERRRAIQEAYNREHGITPTTIKKAVRDLIAVSKKVAETEVKLKKDPESMNRKELTKVIAQVEKQMRAAAADLNFEQAAELRDKMLELKKNLEELTE, encoded by the coding sequence ATGAATGAGTTCAAATTAAAAGCCCCATACAAGCCAACCGGCGATCAGCCCCAGGCCATCGAGAAATTGGTCGAGGGATTTAAAGAAGGCAACCAGTTCGAGACTTTGCTTGGTGTTACTGGCTCCGGTAAGACTTTCACAATGGCGAATGTCATTGCCCAGTTAAATAAACCAACTCTGGTACTTGCCCACAATAAAACACTGGCGGCCCAGCTTTACGGCGAGATGAAAGAATTTTTTCCTGAGAACGCAGTGGAATATTTTGTCTCCTACTACGACTACTACCAGCCGGAGGCTTACGTTCCGTCCACAGACACCTACATCGCTAAGGACGCATCCACTAACGATGAGATCGATAAGCTCCGTCTCTCCGCCACAGCAGCCTTATGTGAGCGCAAGGATGTGATCGTGGTTTCGTCGGTATCCTGTATCTATGGCTTAGGTGCACCTCAGGAGTTTTTTGATATGATGATCTCTCTTCGCCCTGGAATGGAGAAGGACCGTGATGAGGTTATCAAACAGCTGATCGATATCCAGTACACAAGAAATGAGATGGATTTTCACCGTGGAACCTTTCGTGTCCGGGGTGATGTGCTGGAGATTTTTCCGGCGAATTCTACAGACCGGGCAGTACGGGTGGAGTTTTTCGGAGATGAGATCGAGCGTATCACAGATATCGATGTGCTTACCGGAGAGATCAAAAGTGTGGAAAGCCATGCAGCGATTTTCCCTGCATCTCATTACGTTGTGCCTCAGGAGCAGATCCGTCGTGCAGCAGATGCCATTTTGGAAGAGATGAAGCAGCAGGTGGAATACTTTAAAAGTGAGGATAAGCTGATCGAGGCTCAGAGAATTGCGGAGCGTACCAACTTTGATGTGGAAATGATGAAGGAAACGGGATTCTGCTCCGGGATCGAGAACTACTCCAGGCACCTGACAGGGCTTGCACCGGGGCAGCCACCGTATACACTGATGGATTACTTCGGAGATGATTTTTTACTTATTATAGATGAGTCCCATAAGACAGTTCCCCAGGTTGGCGGTATGTATGCCGGTGATCAGAGCCGTAAACAGACACTGGTGGATTACGGCTTCCGACTTCCGTCTGCTAAGGATAACCGTCCATTGAGCTTTGATGAATTCGAGAACAAGCTTGACCAGGTAATGTTTGTATCTGCGACACCGGGAGAATATGAATATGACCATGAGCTTCTCCGCGCAGAGCAGATCATCCGCCCTACCGGACTTCTTGATCCGAAGGTAGAGGTGCGTCCGATCGAAGGACAGATCGATGATCTTGTGGCAGAAGTAAATAAAGAGATCGAGAAGAAAAACAAAGTTCTGATCACTACTCTGACCAAACGTATGGCAGAAGACCTTACCGATTATATGAAAGATCTGGGAATCCGTGTCCGGTATCTTCATTCTGACATTGACACCCTGGAACGTGCGGAGATCATCCGTGACATGCGTCTGGATGTATTTGATGTGCTGGTGGGAATCAACCTTCTGCGAGAAGGTCTGGATATTCCCGAGATCACCCTGGTTGCGATCCTGGACGCAGATAAAGAAGGCTTCCTTCGTTCGGAAACATCCCTGGTACAGACTATCGGCCGTGCTGCCCGGAACAGCGAAGGCCATGTGATCATGTATGCGGATAACATGACAGAATCCATGGAAAAAGCAATCTCGGAGACAGAAAGAAGGAGAGCGATACAGGAGGCTTACAACAGGGAGCATGGCATCACTCCGACCACGATCAAGAAGGCGGTCCGTGATCTGATCGCTGTTTCGAAGAAGGTGGCAGAGACAGAAGTGAAGCTTAAAAAGGATCCGGAATCCATGAACCGAAAAGAACTGACGAAGGTGATCGCTCAGGTAGAGAAGCAGATGCGTGCTGCGGCAGCAGACCTGAATTTCGAGCAGGCTGCTGAGCTGAGAGACAAGATGCTCGAATTAAAAAAGAATCTGGAAGAATTAACGGAATAG